A genomic window from Silene latifolia isolate original U9 population chromosome Y, ASM4854445v1, whole genome shotgun sequence includes:
- the LOC141628781 gene encoding uncharacterized protein LOC141628781, protein MALKALHFECAERTVFEESPLLGGRFYTWSFESGNGSSRRSSPRFDWRDAFRGTNASDKGWDTFNEPDYKEKTCNVGLPKDRALLGLSPKGPVQMKDVKNAFHLSALKWHPDKHQGPTQILVKFDIF, encoded by the exons ATGGCTTTAAAAGCGTTGCACTTTGAATGTGCGGAACGAACAGTctttgaag AATCGCCACTGTTGGGAGGTAGATTTTATACATGGTCTTTTGAATCCGGGAATGGATCTTCTCGACGTTCAAGTCCTCGATTTGACTGGAGAGACGCCTTTCGTGGTACTAATGCCAGTGATAAAGGATGGGATACATTTAATGAACCTGATTATAAAGAGAAAACATGCAATGTCGGATTACCCAAGGATAGAGCATTGCTTGGTCTATCACCTAAGGGCCCTGTTCAGATGAAAGATGTGAAAAATGC TTTTCACCTGTCAGCGTTAAAATGGCATCCTGATAAGCATCAAGGACCTACACAG